TGGGAACCCATTAGAGCTACAAGACACTCAGCCCTTCCCTACACCTACTAAGTTCTAGGGAAAACATATCAGAAAAAACTTGAGGGGTGGGGCGCAGTAGCCTATGTTTCAACAAGTCCTCTAGGTCTGCTCCATGCTCAGGTTTGAGAACGAGTGATCTGCCTCTAGCTCTGGCTTCACAGGTAGAGAACAGGCTCCGAGAGGCTGAGACACTTGCGAGAGCTTGTCCTGCCACTTCAGGGCCCTGAGGACAGGTCTAGCAGTCTAGAGCTTTCTTCTTCCCGCTAGGGCGCCAGGGGGAGTCATGATTCAGCTGTGCCATGTTTTGGGGCCCAGGTAATGTGGGAGGGGGCTGTGAGGGGGTTATGAaggtgctgggaaagctggaccAAAACAAGTGGGCCACGTGGAGACCTCACTGGAGACATGAGAGCCACTTGTACTCTCGTCGGGGCTCCTGCCCCGGAGACTGCCGCGGGCCTGTGTCCATGCAGCCTTCTGCACTGTTTCTACTGCCTGGAGTGAAGATGTGTTTGGATCAGGGGGCCATTTGTGGACCTGCCACGACACCAGACTCACAAGAAAGCAGGCGATCAGTAGTACACTTTCTCACTCAGCCACGAAAATGGAAGTGCTTCATCAAAACCGTAATCCACGGTATTTGCTTCTCCTTAATTATCACGTCCAAGAAGCAACTCCATCCAGAACGGAGAGAAGGAAACCTGAAGCCCAAGGCTCGGCTCAGCCTGGCCCCCTCATCCTCCCTGCTTGCTGCTTGATGTCACCGGCCCTTGATCCCAGCGTGAACAGAGCATCCTTTCAACCCGCCCTGAGCCGTGCGCAGCTCTGGTTCAGCACTTCTGAGTGTTCCAGGCAGTCCGACATCAAAAAGCCCATGCGGGCAGCTCTTATGCTGGCTTTGTGACCCCTCCAACACAGTGCCGCCTTCTCACCAGCCCcctgggcactctctgagctctCGGAATTGCCCAAATCCTCCTCACCTCACAGCAGAATCTAGAGGACCCAGAAATCACACCGTTTGATCTTCACAGAAGACAAGCCACGGGAGGGAGCTCCTGGGCTGCGGAGTCCCTCCCTCGCTCTGAAAGCGCCGCTGCCCCCTGCCGCCCCGTCCAGCAGGCCTCCCCTGGCAGCACTGCACCAGACGTGGCCTGCCCCTGACGGAATCCTCACAAAGTGCTGGCGAGGGGGAGACGAGTCTCCCATGTTCCACAAGAGGAACCTGGGGCCCACTCCTGTGAAGTCAGCCACCCGAGGTCActcggggcaggggtggggggctgtccttGCTGCTCCAGACGCTGCTTCCCTGAGCTCTGGTCTCCCAGCCCAACTCTCCTGGAAGAACTGGTCCTGCAGAGCAGTAGCCAGATGGGATTTCCCTGGCTCGGAGAGGAGCCGAGGGGTGGCATCCAAGCTCCCTGTTCTCACCCTCTCTCGAGGTCGGGTCATGTGGAACGTGGCTCCGCAGCCACGTGCCTGCTCTCGCCATGTGTGCTGGTGGCCCCTCCCTCACCAGCCTCTAAGGCTTCCTGTGGCCACCGAGACTCCCTTCCAACCTGTTCTTGTGGCCTCCAGCTTTCACCCAACTGGACCCAACCTCACCCAAACCACTCTGCAAGGAACCCAGTCACCAAAGACGGTATTGGGAATCTGAGGGTTTCCAGATGGCGGAAGAAAACCCAGAGGCAATTTTAATGCGCCAACACCTCTTGACACTGCAGGGGCCTACCACAGGCATGGGACTCACCTTCTTAGGTACTCACACTGTAGACTGCCAGCTGTACTTGCCTGGCTTAAACAAGCACCCTTTGAGGACTTGCAGCCAGGGAAACAGGATTTATCACTGGCCCACTttgcaggctcagagaggcttgCCCAAGTCCATACCATCGAGGTAAGATGGAAATCCTGGTGGAATCTGGACCCCATGCTTCTGAGCCCCCATCTCACTGCTTCTTCCAGAAGCCAGTCTGGTGTCCCACCATATGTGTCCATTTCCCACTCTGCCCATCCGGCCTGAATACCACCAGGTGACCACAGCCACCCAGAGACTGCTCTACGGGTGGTAGGTGTGGCTCTAAGAAGGAGTTCTCCTCTTTGCCACCAGATGGCGCTGCTGGCACGGCGATTTCtgcttccagaaaaacaaagaccCTACAGCTCCCCTTCCCCTGCACGCTGAACTAGGGCACAGGCCCACATCCTGTGTGTTTCCCCCGAGGGAAAGGATTCTTGGAGCCTGGCAGTCTTCTGTGAGCTTAATCATGTCCTATAGTTCCTACTGGCACTTAAATCCTAACTCTCTTCCAAGAGTCCTCAAAACCAGCCCCTGGGAAGAAGAGGTGGGCAGCATTATAGACCTCATGTCGCCTGGAAGGAAATtggggcccagagaagttaagtttTTGGTCCAGTATCACACAGCTGGGAGTGGCTCAGCTGGGGTTTCAGCTTAGGGCTCCTGGGGCTCATTTATTCTGTTCTTCCCACAGAATTCACCACCCCCAGTACATCCCCAGGCCCAGGAAGGATGGGCACAACTAGGGCTATGTCCCAGACGCTGGGCTGCCCAGTTATTTATCAAGGCTAGAGctcccaccttttttttctttttttaaagattttatttatttatgtgacagagagagagacagccagcgagagagggaacacagcaggggaatgggagaggaagaagcaggctcccagcggaggagcctgatgtgggactcgatcccagaacgccgggatcacgccctgagccaaagacagacgctcaacgactgcgctacccaggcgcccctagagctcCCACCTTCTTGACAAGGAAGCCCTGGGCCTGCTCCCACCCCTCACTCAGTACCCACCCCCAGCCCAACAGTGCAGCCCACCCCTTCTCTGGCATTCCCACCCCTACTCCTCTCTTGCACTTTATAGTCTCTTCAGCACCGCACCGTCCCCCCTTCCCTTGAGCTCAGCAGGAGCCACACAACCCCAGGCAGGAAGGTCAAGGGTCAAAACCCTAGGGGCCTTAGCCTTGCCCTGCCCTAACACAGCCAGCCCTGAGTGGGACACACACAGCCCTACCCCTGTGAAGTTCCTCTCCTAAAAGACCCTGGGCCCAACCAGGTTAGTGGGGCACAGGCTGGTCAGGCACCCATTCGTCTCAGGGATCATCTGCCTCCCAGGGCTCCAGGCTGGCCCACCACGGTCTTCCCCAGCAGGGCCAGGATCCTCAGACACACCTGCAGGAGCCATTGATCCTGACCTAGAAACTCAATCTCACTCACACAAACGCATAAGCACACGCCCTTCCCACTGTGTGGTCCTAGATGGGCCCAGGGACCAGGGAGCTTTAGGAGGCATGATGTCTTACTGACCTGCAGAGAGCGCTTCACACGTTTTCTCCTGTAACCTTtataacagcttttttttttaaaagattgattgattgattgatttgacagagagagagagagagaaagcctaagcagggggaagggcagaaggagagggagaatcaggctccctgatgagcaaagagcccgcggcaggactcgatcccagaaccctgggaccatgacttgagccaaaggcagccacttaaccaactgagccatctaggtgcctcTTTATCACAGCTCTTAAGTCATCCTGCTttaaacaggctcagagaggtggcaTAAATTGCCCCAGGTAGTTGGCACAAGAAATAGGACTTGCTCAGATCTCCTGGACAGCAAACACACTGCTCTCCCCCTTAAACCTGGCTCTCTCCCACCCACGCGGCAGTCACCACCGATTTCCCAGCCTGCTTTTCTGGCAGAGCCCATCAGAGAGCATTCTTTCCTCTTGCAGCTATGGCCTGGGTTTGAGGGTGGTCCAGGGCCCTGGTCTACCCAGCTGGAGCACAGATCAGCACACTGTCCCACTCATAGCAGCTCAGGCCCCTAAGAGAAACAAGATTTGAAGCTAGGCACCAGAAATAGTTCTTACCTCtaccatacatttttaaaaagattttattcatttatttgtcagagagagagagtacaagcagggggagcagcaggcagagggagaagcaggctccctgatgagcaaggagcctgatgcaggacttgatctcaggaccctggatcGTGATCTGAGTTGAagtagacgcttaaccggctgaaccGCCCCGGTGTCCTCCTATCTTACATTTTATACATGACACGGTTCGGAATAAACCCGAAAGGAGCCATGACATTGAAGTGCCGCTACCCCACCTGAGATACTACCCTCAGCACAGGGGCGGTCCGGGGCTGTGGGGTGTAGAACTTCCTGGCACCAGGGCCCATATCAGCTCCCAGAGGCCGCAGAGGGTGAATAAGGAAAAGCTGTAGCTTTGGCGTTTTGCCTGGAGCCCTGGGAGTCACTGTCCCTCCGTGGGGCTCGGTTCTTCCTTTGGGAGATGGTTTTTCCTCATCCAAGCCCAGCCTGCTTTCTCCTTTCAAGGCTGGGATCCTGAGAGAAAGATAAGGTTCCCCAGttgcatttaagaaaaaataattcctcGGTCCAATGAGGCTGCAAAGTAGTGGTCCAGACCAAACTGGCCCTCACATAATTGTGAAGTATGGGGTTTCTCTTATAGAACCGGGCCATTTGGCCGTGCGGGGCTACGTCCCCGGGTGGTGACACTGGCTTGGAGCTGAGTGGCTGCTGCCCCTATAGGCCCAACACAcacccctccaccacccccacacTTAGCCTGAGCCCCTTATTTAAGCTacctgcctggccctgggccctcTGAACTGGGGGGCCTCTCCCCACTGAGGAgtaggtggggggtggaggaagggtggGGGCTGGACTTCTGCCCACCTGTGGTCCTCCCCCTCTACCCCAACCTCCCCCATAAGGATTTGAGCAACAGGACAATGGAGCTTGGGCTAATGGTGCCTCGGGAGAGAGGATGGGGCACAGGGGCTgggaagctgggggggggggcaccaggaGAGGGATGGATGGTAAAGGATGAGGAAGGGAGAGTTTTCAGAAGGAGGGCCATGGTCAGAAGCACCCAATGCCAAGGAGAGGTGGAAGAAAATGAGGACAAGAAGCCACAGGATCGGGAAGCCCCTGCCTGCGCCAGTGAGAGCCAGACCGGCAGAGTGATAGGACAGAATATTCAGAGGGCTGACCATGGCCAGAGTCTTGTGTGGCAGGCATTTCCATCCCCATCTCTCCAGCAGAGCagacaggcccagagaggcaaaCCAACTGTCCAAGGGCATGTAGTCAGGAGGCCTAcctccacaccccccacctctccctaaccgcccccatccccaaccccaggCTACATTTTCCTAAATTCTAAGTCACTCTCCTCTTAATCTAGGCTCCCTCCACCAGGCCCAAGGCAGAGGCCAACACCAGCTGGACCGCTGGAAATGCCACCATGGAGAAATGTGAGTGCCTGCATCACGGGAGATGTTTGGCATGGCCAGGGCAGaactgggcagaggaagagctgtaccaccccaccccaccccccccgccgGCTGCTGCCAGTCCCAGGAAAGCCAGCTGTCAACCAGTTCAGCTGCTGGGCTTGGGCTAGGCCCTACTGTTGAGGCTGAAGCAGCCTGAGGTGGGGCCTTAGGCTCCAATCCCAAGAGGGCAGCAAAGGTGGGGGGCTGGGAACAAGCTGTGGGGTTCAGCTCTCAGCAGCTTGACACTCCCCCTGCCAGGCAACCACATCTTCGTGGACACGGGGCTGCCTGACTTGGCTGTGGGGCTCATTCTGCTGGCCGGCTCCCTGGTGCTCCTATGTACCTGCCTCATTCTCCTTGTCAAGATGCTCAACTCTCTGCTTAAGGGCCAGGTGGCTAAGGTCATTCAGAAGGTCATCAACACTGGTGAGCCCCCAAGAACTGGGTGTGCGGGCCCCAGGATGGGCCCTTCCAAATCTTACTAAGTCCCACCACTGTTTTGCTGTGTGATCTGGGTAAAGCCCTGCCATCTTAGAGCCCCAGTTTCTCCCTGTGAACAAAGAAGAGGTTGGGTCGGGTGATTTCCGAGGCTCCTGTGGTGCTGGCAGCGGGGGGTCTGTGGCTGCCTCTGGCTGTGTTTCCATTCCCATAGGTGGCTCTAAACAGATTCTCAGAGGCCACTgatgcattcaacaaatactcactACAGCCGCGTGCCCAAGCACGGTGTAGTGCCGAGGATACGGAGCTGAGCCACAGAGATGGAGCCTCCCCTCAGGGGACTCCCAGCCCAGAGGAGGAGATGGATGTGCAGTGAAAACTAAATGATCAAGGGACACATTCAGATAGAGGGCCTGCCAAGGGGAAAGCAAAAATGACAGAGAGTACAGAAGAAGCTGCTTTCAATGGGCAGTCAGCGGCCTCTGTGAGGAGGCCGAAGTGAGCAGTCAGATGTGGCTGGGGAGTGTTCTGTGGGAGCGACACAGGTGCGGAGGCACAGAGGCAGGACCAGCTGGGCAGAGAGGTGGCCAGCAGTGTGGCGGGAGCTcagtgagggaggcagggagaggtcGGCAAGGTAACAGGGATGGAGCAGATCACGGGGCCCCACAGGCTGTGCTCGGAGCCTGGACTGCACTAAGGGTAATGGGGGCACTTGAAGGGTTGGGGCAGGGGAGTGACACCACCTGATTTTCATCCGAAGCTTTGGGGACAGAGCCTGGCCCTGTAACAAATGCTGGAGTCAGGTGCATTTGTGGGTCTATGGGAGCTTAGGGACGCGAGAAACAAAGTCTGCCTGAGGGCCAAGGGTCAGGGAGGGCTTTTCAGCAGCCACTGTATCTGCACTGAGCCCTGAGGAGGAACATGTAGAAGGAAGGAGGgtgttctgggcagagggaacagtctAAGCAATTGTGTGACGGAACCAGGCTGAGAAGGGCCTTTAATCCAAGATCAAGGAGGGCGGGTAGAAGCCGCCGCAGCTCAGCAGGGGACTGGACTGACAAGGCCCCACTTGGAAGCTGGCCTCCAAAACCTCCTCCCCAAGGAAAGTCCTGGCTACTCTCCCAATGCCCTCCTACTGACCCTGCTGGGACGGGGGTGTCCTCGCAGACTTCCCCGCCCCCTTCACCTGGGCCACAGGCTACTTTGCCATGGTGGTGGGTGCCGGCATGACCTTCGTTGTCCAGAGCAGTTCTGTGTTCACCTCGGCCATCACCCCACTCATTGGTGAGTGCCCGTGGCGAGGCGGCGGGCGGTGggggggaggctggcaggggaAGAGCTGAAGGAGGGGCCTGGGGAGAACCTATCCCATCTGCCCCCAGGCCTGGGTGTGATCAGCATCGAGAGGGCCTACCCCCTCACGCTGGGCTCCAACATTGGCACTACCACCACGGCCATCCTGGCTGCGCTGGCCAGCCCCAGGGAGAAGCTGTCCAGCTCCTTCCAGGTGCGTCTGGGAGGGCGCCTGCCAGGGGCAAGACAGGGCTGGGCCTGAGGTGTGGCACCTGACCCAGGGTGGGACACCAGGTAACAAAGTTCTTGCCTGCCTACTACGGGCCACCCActatgccaggctctgtggaaACCACAGGGGGCCAAGTTGGCCCGGTGCCACCTCCAAGACCTTGGCATCTACCAGGCAGAAATTACTCAGATAATTATGCCAACAACAGTGGGATTTGTACTCTGAGGCAGGGGTACAGCACGACCGTGGCTGACCCATTCTTGGGGACCAAGGACAAGTAGGGGGGCAGATGGCAAAGGGGTTGCTGTTCTGGGAGCAAAGGAGTCAGGacaagcctggggctggggacagggctcGAACCAATCAGGAGGCCAGAGCTGCTGAGCCAGAAACTAGATGCATCTCTTTGCTGCTGGGTTTGGGCAGGATCTGCCAGGGAATTTGCAAGAGGGGCCAGTGGGGGAAAACGTGTCGCGTTTGGTCCAGAAGTGTCTCAGTATTTTACTAGGAGCACATCAGCCCTGCCGTCCCTGATGCCCGGGCCGGGCTCCTGTTATCGATGCCTGCCAGTATGGCAGGGAGCCGGGGCCCAGGCCCACCTCAGCCCCTCTGGCCTCTCCTCTACAGATCGCCCTCTGCCACTTCTTCTTCAACATCTCGGGCATCCTGCTGTGGTACCCGGTGCCCTGCACACGGCTGCCCATCCGCATGGCCAAGGCGCTGGGCAAGCGCACCGCCAAGTACCGCTGGTTTGCCGTGCTCTACCTCCTCTTCTGCTTCCTGCTGCTGCCCTCGCTGGTGTTCGGCGTCTCCATGGCAGGCTGGCAGGCCATGGTGGGTGTGGGCGCACCCTTCGGGGCCCTGCTGGCCTTCGTGGTGCTCGTCAGCGTCCTGCAGAACCGCAGCCCCAGACGCCTGCCCCGGTGGCTGCAGACGTGGGACTTCCTGCCTCGCTGGATGcactccctgcagcccctggacCGCCTCATCACCCGCGCCACCCTGTGCTGCGCCAGGCCGGAGCCCCGCTCACCCCCGCCGCCCACCAGGGTCTTCCTGGAGGAGCTGccccccgccaccccctccccccgcctggCACTGCCTGCTCGACACAGTGCCACCCGCCTCTAGCCTGCGGCCCAAAGTGCCaccaggggcagggaagggctggTGTTTGATCCCCACTGTGTTAGGGCAGCGGGGTGTGTCCGTGCACTCTGGGCATGGGCCTGTCCTTGTGCGGGTCCTCAGAGCTCTGGGCTCGTGTGACGGAGAGTcagcgtgtgcacgtgtgtgggcATGTCCAGTGAGACCGTGTGTCATCCTGCATGTGTGGACTGACGCACCTGTGGGGGGCTGTGTGCGGGCTACAGGGTGCCTGGCTACGATTTTGAGTCCGCGGCCCATAAGGGGGTCTTGTTTGGAGGCCTGTGCTTGGTTCTCCTGTACACACAAGTCCAACTCGGCAGAGGGGGAGTAAGGGTGGGTCTGAGGACATGACTTGCAGCTATTTGCTTGTGCAGAGATGTGGGTGCTTGAGTCACTGGCTGAGTTCTCGCCCCTCCCTGTCACCTTCCTTGCTCCATTATACCActctcctcatcctcacccaGCTGTTCTGCAGCACGGCTACAACCCCCTTTCCCAATACTGCGTGatgaaaaaggaattaaattctcATTATGCATTTACAAGTCTGTGTGCTCTCCATCTGGGTTGGGAGGTAGACCATGGCTTGGGGCTCAGCAGCACTATTTCCTGCAAGCTCACCCCAACAATCCACCTAACCCTGCCTTAATGAGTCCAACCCCTGATTCAGACTTCCTGGGAGTCCCTCCTAGGGCCTGGGACCACCCCCAAGGCAAGTATAAGGAGGgccatccccacccaccccatctaGCTGACTTCCTCtggtctctccctgcctctggactttctccccctttctgggATAAGATTAGTGTTCCAGAAAACAAGTGACAGGTAGCAGCTTGTCGGGAGACACtgaagggggcagggaaggtgaAAATGGGCAAGAGAGGCCGTGCTCTGGGCCCCAGCGCATAGTGGGCAGGGACTagccaccctccctcccacctttgtCCTTTACCTTTGGGCAATAAACCAAGCCTCACTTAAAACCATCCAAGATTTTCAATTCCTCCTTTTCCATAAGGGGCCCTGGAGCTGAGGCCTGCAGAGTTAGGGTCAAGGGGCAGGAGACACCTAAGTCCTTCCTTCTAGCCCAGGGAGTCCTCTGGGGACTTTGGATCCCAAGAGGGAAGGGCGGGCCTAGGGCCCTAGAACTCACTGTGATGGTCTTGGATGTGTGTTCTCCTTCCACTCCCTTTGGGGTATGTGGGAGGATATGCAAgaacccaggagccccagagctGCTCTCCAAGCTACCAGCCCTACTCCATCATCCACTCACAACACTTGCAAAGGCTTCCTCCTCCCAAGTGGAAGGGGTGAGAAGTACACGGGCCTCCAGCCTGACTCCCTGACCCCACGGGGCCTAGCTGGGGTGCTGGAATTTGGGAAGGGCTCCCTTCATAGTGTGTCTTGTACAGAGGTGTGGAAAGCTTTTTTGGGAAAGGACTCTGGGAAGTCAGGCTAGAGGCCTCTGCAGGGCACTCATGGATAAGCCAGGTCTAGGGTACAGGAGGCTGGGAAGCCTCTGGACTCAGAATCCCAGCCCCATCAGGTACTCCCCCCTGCAAGAATCTTCCGCGGAAACTGGTTGGCTCATCTGCAGCTGCCCTGCGCTCAAACATAGGATGAGCCAGCCACGCCCACCAGTTTATTTTGTTCCAGCCGCACAGCAGCCTAGCTGTCCTGCTAGGTGCCCTGTGTGCGCAGCCCCTTGATTAGTTCATGCACTGTCTTGTTGAGGATGCCCCCGTGCACGCCCCGTCGGCCCATGAGCACGAGGAGCACGCGCGGGGTGTGGCCCACGCAGACCGCACGCCCATCCAGCCCCTTAGTGCGTGCGTCCAGAACTCCATCGCCCTCAGACAGCAAGTGGTCGCGGATGACGCAGCAGCGGCGGCCTGCCACGCTCAGGCCGGCCTGCAGGAAGGTGCGCCGATCAGGCCCTGTGAGCACACCCACCTCTTGCGGTGATATGGcagccagaaggcctcctggacGCGATGCCCACACGCAGCGATTGTCTGAGTGGCCCACGATGGCCACATCGTCAATGCGCTGGTCCCGCAGCACCGCACTGATATAGCCTTTCCAGTCTCCCATTCCGGCTCAGAGTGCGCCCCTGGCGTCTGGGCGCGCTTTCATGGGATATCCGACTGTTCCACGTGTCTGGAACCCTGGACACTGTGACGCACATAGGGGCGGGGTTGTGACATTGAGGCGTGGCAATGTCACAGAGAGACTATGTACACTGCAGAATGTATAcgtggggtgaggggaaggccTGGTGAAGTTGTAAAGTTAGCCTAAAAGAGGAAATTGCATACATCTATATAACCCTTGAAAAACCAACGTAACTGGCTCACCAAGCACAGTGTACATATGGGTTTAAGAAAAACAGGAGAGCAAGTGTGGACAGCCAGACCTCTCAGCCTTGTAACCATTCAACCCTCAGAATCCCCAGTTTGGTTCAACGCTAGGAACACCAGCCTCTCCTGGAAATCTGTTAAAGAGAttgctggggggcgcctgggtggctcagtcgttaaacgtctgcctttggctcagggcgtgatcccagcattctgggttccagccccacatcaggctcctctgctggaagcctgcttcttcttctccctctcctcccgcttgtgttccctctctcgctggctatctctatctctgtcaaatgaataaataaaatcttaaaaaaaaaaaataaagagattgcTGGGTCCCAACtcaagagtttctgattcagcagtaTGGGAGGTAGCCAGAGACTATGTGTTTCTAACAAGTTCGCCGTTGATGTTGCTGCGGGTGGTCCAGGCACACTTTGAGCCCCACTGCCCtagagcaagtggggggggggggtgtcttccACATTGCCAGCTCTGAGTCCACACCAGTGTTTTAATGTTAAGTCCTTCTGACCATGGTTCTCAGCCCCCACTGCACATGGAACCACCCGGAGAGTTATAAAAACATACCACTACCCACACCCCATCCCTAGAGATACTGATTTAATTGATCTGAGGTGGATCTCAGGCATAGGTTCaaaaagctccccagatgattctggtGTAAAGGTTGAGAACCTCTGTTCTATAAACTTCAAATGTTAATAAGTTAGTTTCAAACAAGGAATGATATATGGAGTCATCTTGCTCAGGGCTTGCTTGGTACATAGTACCGCTTCGCAAACATCAACTGGACCTGAATCTCTATATCTTGCTTAAGATCTCAGTAGATCATGTTCCCTGAGGGGTGTGGACAAGTGCACCGGTTTATTGTCTGGGCATTTCCCACCTGCGCCCCTGCAGAGCTGTGCGTCTCAAGCATTTTCAAAAGCactttattgagtgcctactccATGCCTGGCGCCGGGCTGACTGTGCTAAGAGGAATGGAACACAATCCTTGCCATCCATAATCTTGGGCCagccacccttgcattccagaaTCACCCAGGAGGGAAGGACGAGTCAGGAACTGGCGTGCTCCTGGATCCAGGTCAGGTAGCTGGCCACGTCGGTGTACACACCTGGCTTGTAGCGGTCGCCGCAACCCGAACCCCAGCTGATGATACCTCGCAGGATGAGCTGGCCCTCTGCGGCC
This region of Ursus arctos isolate Adak ecotype North America unplaced genomic scaffold, UrsArc2.0 scaffold_15, whole genome shotgun sequence genomic DNA includes:
- the SLC34A1 gene encoding sodium-dependent phosphate transport protein 2A isoform X1; this encodes MMSYGERLGGPAVSPLPVRGGHVMRGTAFAYVPSPQVLHRIPGASAYAFPSLGPVALTEHGCPYGEVLERHDPLPAKLALEDEQKPEPGLAQKLRRAGMTLLKVPLMLAFLYLFVCSLDVLSSAFQLAGGKVAGDIFKDNAILSNPVAGLVVGILVTVLVQSSSTSTSIIVSMVSSGLLEVSSAIPIIMGSNIGTSVTNTIVALMQAGDRTDFRRAFAGATVHDCFNWLSVLVLLPLEAATGYLHHATGLVVASFNIRGGRDAPDLLKIITEPFTKLIIQLDKSVITSIATGDESLRNHSLIRIWCHPDPTGAPSTRPKAEANTSWTAGNATMEKCNHIFVDTGLPDLAVGLILLAGSLVLLCTCLILLVKMLNSLLKGQVAKVIQKVINTDFPAPFTWATGYFAMVVGAGMTFVVQSSSVFTSAITPLIGLGVISIERAYPLTLGSNIGTTTTAILAALASPREKLSSSFQIALCHFFFNISGILLWYPVPCTRLPIRMAKALGKRTAKYRWFAVLYLLFCFLLLPSLVFGVSMAGWQAMVGVGAPFGALLAFVVLVSVLQNRSPRRLPRWLQTWDFLPRWMHSLQPLDRLITRATLCCARPEPRSPPPPTRVFLEELPPATPSPRLALPARHSATRL
- the SLC34A1 gene encoding sodium-dependent phosphate transport protein 2A isoform X2, coding for MMSYGERLGGPAVSPLPVRGGHVMRGTAFAYVPSPQVLHRIPGASAYAFPSLGPVALTEHGCPYGEVLERHDPLPAKLALEDEQKPEPGLAQKLRRAGMTLLKVPLMLAFLYLFVCSLDVLSSAFQLAGGKVAGDIFKDNAILSNPVAGLVVGILVTVLVQSSSTSTSIIVSMVSSGLLEVSSAIPIIMGSNIGTSVTNTIVALMQAGDRTDFRRAFAGATVHDCFNWLSVLVLLPLEAATGYLHHATGLVVASFNIRGGRDAPDLLKIITEPFTKLIIQAPSTRPKAEANTSWTAGNATMEKCNHIFVDTGLPDLAVGLILLAGSLVLLCTCLILLVKMLNSLLKGQVAKVIQKVINTDFPAPFTWATGYFAMVVGAGMTFVVQSSSVFTSAITPLIGLGVISIERAYPLTLGSNIGTTTTAILAALASPREKLSSSFQIALCHFFFNISGILLWYPVPCTRLPIRMAKALGKRTAKYRWFAVLYLLFCFLLLPSLVFGVSMAGWQAMVGVGAPFGALLAFVVLVSVLQNRSPRRLPRWLQTWDFLPRWMHSLQPLDRLITRATLCCARPEPRSPPPPTRVFLEELPPATPSPRLALPARHSATRL
- the SLC34A1 gene encoding sodium-dependent phosphate transport protein 2A isoform X3; this encodes MMSYGERLGGPAVSPLPVRGGHVMRGTAFAYVPSPQVLHRIPGASAYAFPSLGPVALTEHGCPYGEVLERHDPLPAKLALEDEQKPEPGLAQKLRRAGMTLLKVPLMLAFLYLFVCSLDVLSSAFQLAGVLEVSSAIPIIMGSNIGTSVTNTIVALMQAGDRTDFRRAFAGATVHDCFNWLSVLVLLPLEAATGYLHHATGLVVASFNIRGGRDAPDLLKIITEPFTKLIIQLDKSVITSIATGDESLRNHSLIRIWCHPDPTGAPSTRPKAEANTSWTAGNATMEKCNHIFVDTGLPDLAVGLILLAGSLVLLCTCLILLVKMLNSLLKGQVAKVIQKVINTDFPAPFTWATGYFAMVVGAGMTFVVQSSSVFTSAITPLIGLGVISIERAYPLTLGSNIGTTTTAILAALASPREKLSSSFQIALCHFFFNISGILLWYPVPCTRLPIRMAKALGKRTAKYRWFAVLYLLFCFLLLPSLVFGVSMAGWQAMVGVGAPFGALLAFVVLVSVLQNRSPRRLPRWLQTWDFLPRWMHSLQPLDRLITRATLCCARPEPRSPPPPTRVFLEELPPATPSPRLALPARHSATRL
- the PFN3 gene encoding profilin-3; translated protein: MGDWKGYISAVLRDQRIDDVAIVGHSDNRCVWASRPGGLLAAISPQEVGVLTGPDRRTFLQAGLSVAGRRCCVIRDHLLSEGDGVLDARTKGLDGRAVCVGHTPRVLLVLMGRRGVHGGILNKTVHELIKGLRTQGT